A genomic region of Eucalyptus grandis isolate ANBG69807.140 chromosome 5, ASM1654582v1, whole genome shotgun sequence contains the following coding sequences:
- the LOC104445970 gene encoding putative receptor-like protein kinase At3g47110 yields MSSSHFCSVTFPAILILELVIASFASCSAPGNETDKIALQEFRSLLTDDSAGTLASWNDSLHFCRWPGVTCGLRHQRVTALNLDGRDLAGTVSPYIGNLSFLRYLNLANNSFHGFIPPEIGRLFRLKNLILSHNALGGGIPRNLSLCLSLVTLELDYNHLHNPIPSEFGSLSKLQKLSLPNNNLMGPIPASIGNLSNLEELHLWSNNLTGGVPISISQTRLKIFEAGENQLIGGFPSALYNLSSLNTIILTQSQFSGSIRRNIGLLLPNLQILYLGFNQFTGPIPDSLSNVTNLAAIDTPFNNFIGHVPASFGGLQNLSWLGLGSNFLGSGATNGLSFLADLANCSNLEMLDLEYNQFKGKLPVSVGNFSSQLNQLLLSGNRIRGRIPEVIANLFSLHLLSMDDNMITGNIPMSIGRLSNLQSLSLGQNNLTGDIPSTMGNITGLIFLYLYNNSLEGSIPSSLGDCKPLPPDVGNLKNLISLDVSHNQISGEIPTTLDNCLGFEELYMQSNHFQGPIPQFKGLEGIRFLDLSNNNLSGQIPEFLVNLSSSLQFLNLSFNNLEGEVPVRGIFGNTSAIEVDGNRELCGGIPELRLPSCPAKSFPRSIKHRSSKWVVDIIICASCAVALLSLISLFWLRNSKKEHLPTRSFGHFHERISYDALFKATDGFCSSKLIGSGSFGNVYRGTLGPDGKIVAIKVLNLQQKGAFKGFLAECKALSSIRHRNLVKILTACSSIDSHRNEFKALVYEFMVNGNLDVWLHPNDEHLQFKPLSFLQRLNITIDVASALDYLHHQCRTPIIHCDLKPSNILLDDDFTAHISDFGLSRLIFNSSKDIFSGHPSSSAFQGTMGYIAPEYGMGVRPSTSGDVYSFGILLLEMFTGRRPTDNIFKENFDLQKFVKSVLSKRATGILDQSIFCGEVGESMDEEGIWRDCGIDQAECLISVFEIGLICSAESPKDRKDMNGVARDLLSIRDKFLKTGIHEDRIQSPAPRDRCEEVACSTSGF; encoded by the exons ATGAGTTCGAGCCATTTCTGTTCAGTCACCTTCCCTGCCATCTTGATCCTGGAGCTGGTGATTGCGAGCTTCGCTTCCTGTAGCGCTCCAGGGAACGAGACCGATAAAATTGCTCTGCAAGAATTCAGGTCCCTCTTAACAGATGATTCTGCAGGAACCTTGGCCTCCTGGAATGATTCCCTCCATTTCTGCCGATGGCCTGGAGTCACTTGTGGTCTCAGACACCAACGGGTCACCGCCTTGAACCTAGATGGACGAGATCTGGCTGGGACCGTGTCCCCTTATATTGGAAACCTTTCGTTCCTCCGATACCTGAACCTCGCAAACAACTCTTTCCATGGTTTCATTCCTCCTGAAATCGGGCGCTTGTTCAGGCTTAAAAACCTGATCTTGAGCCACAACGCCTTAGGAGGTGGAATTCCTAGAAATCTCTCCCTGTGTCTTAGCCTCGTGACTCTCGAGCTCGACTATAATCATCTCCACAATCCCATTCCTTCCGAATTTGGGTCACTGTCGAAACTCCAGAAGCTCTCCCTTCCGAACAACAATCTCATGGGACCAATCCCCGCTTCCATCGGAAACCTTTCCAACCTCGAAGAGCTTCATCTATGGAGCAACAACCTGACAGGAGGAGTTCCCATTTCTATAAGCCAAACGAGGCTTAAAATTTTCGAGGCTGGTGAAAACCAGCTGATAGGTGGCTTCCCCTCAGCTCTTTACAACTTGTCATCCCTCAATACCATAATTTTGACCCAGAGCCAGTTCTCTGGTAGTATCAGGAGAAACATAGGCCTTCTGCTTCCAAATCTGCAAATTTTATATCTGGGATTTAATCAGTTCACAGGTCCCATTCCCGATTCACTCTCCAACGTCACCAACTTAGCAGCAATTGATACCCCCTTCAATAACTTCATTGGACATGTCCCAGCCAGCTTCGGAGGGCTTCAAAACTTGAGCTGGCTCGGCCTTGGGTCTAATTTTCTCGGAAGCGGCGCAACCAACGGTCTAAGTTTCCTTGCTGATTTGGCCAACTGCAGCAACCTTGAAATGCTGGATTTAGAATATAACCAGTTCAAAGGCAAGCTGCCTGTTTCTGTTGGTAACTTCTCATCCCAACTGAATCAGCTACTACTGTCGGGAAACAGAATTCGTGGTAGAATTCCTGAAGTAATTGCAAACCTCTTTAGTCTACATCTATTATCTATGGACGATAACATGATAACAGGCAATATTCCAATGTCTATTGGGAGGCTATCAAACTTGCAATCTCTGAGTTTGGGCCAAAACAATTTGACTGGAGACATACCTTCGACCATGGGTAACATCACCGGTCTAATTTTTCTGTACTTGTACAACAACAGCTTAGAAGGAAGCATACCATCAAGCCTCGGCGACTGCAA GCCCCTGCCACCCGATGTTGGAAACTTAAAGAACCTCATTTCTCTCGACGTTTCACACAATCAAATTTCAGGTGAGATTCCTACAACTTTGGACAACTGTTTGGGATTCGAAGAGCTGTATATGCAGTCGAACCATTTTCAAGGACCCATTCCTCAGTTCAAGGGGTTAGAAGGCATCCGTTTTCTCGACCTTTCCAATAACAACCTGTCAGGGCAAATCCCAGAGTTTTTAGTTAACTTGTCATCCTCGCTGCAATTCTTGAATCTGTCTTTCAACAATCTCGAAGGCGAAGTACCTGTACGTGGGATATTTGGAAACACTAGTGCCATTGAAGTTGACGGCAACCGAGAGCTATGTGGGGGCATACCTGAACTGCGTTTGCCTTCATGTCCAGCAAAATCGTTCCCTAGATCGATAAAGCATAGATCTTCGAAGTGGGTGGTGGACATAATCATCTGTGCTTCTTGTGCAGTGGCATTACTGTCCTTAATATCTCTTTTCTGGTTGAGAAACTCGAAGAAGGAACATCTGCCTACCCGCTCCTTCGGCCATTTTCACGAGAGAATTTCCTATGATGCTCTATTCAAAGCTACCGACGGATTCTGTTCAAGCAAATTGATTGGTTCAG GTAGTTTTGGCAATGTGTACAGAGGAACTCTTGGTCCCGACGGAAAAATCGTGGCCATCAAGGTTTTGAATCTCCAGCAGAAAGGAGCTTTCAAGGGCTTCTTGGCCGAATGCAAAGCACTCAGCAGCATTCGGCATCGTAACCTTGTTAAGATCTTGACTGCTTGTTCGAGCATTGACTCCCATCGTAATGAGTTCAAAGCCTTGGTATACGAGTTCATGGTAAACGGCAACTTGGACGTTTGGTTGCACCCAAACGATGAACACCTGCAGTTCAAACCTTTGAGCTTCCTGCAAAGATTGAACATCACGATCGATGTGGCCTCTGCTTTGGATTATCTTCACCACCAGTGCCGAACTCCAATCATCCACTGTGATCTGAAGCCAAGCAACATTCTTCTCGACGATGATTTCACAGCTCACATCAGTGATTTTGGATTGTCGAGgctcattttcaattctagCAAAGACATCTTTTCGGGTCATCCTAGCTCCTCTGCTTTTCAGGGAACCATGGGTTACATTGCTCCAG AATATGGAATGGGCGTTCGTCCATCAACAAGTGGGGATGTGTACAGTTTCGGAATTCTCTTGTTAGAGATGTTCACTGGAAGACGACCGACGGACAACATATTTAAAGAGAATTTTGACCTTCAGAAGTTCGTCAAGTCAGTGTTGTCAAAGCGAGCAACGGGGATTTTGGATCAGTCAATTTTCTGCGGGGAAGTAGGCGAAAGCATGGACGAGGAGGGGATATGGAGAGACTGTGGAATCGACCAAGCCGAATGTCTGATATCGGTTTTCGAGATCGGATTAATTTGCTCAGCAGAATCACCAAAAGACAGGAAGGACATGAATGGTGTCGCACGGGACTTGCTCTCAATCAGAGACAAGTTTCTCAAAACCGGCATCCATGAGGATAGAATACAGAGCCCTGCACCAA GGGACAGGTGCGAGGAGGTGGCCTGTTCCACCTCTGGTTTTTGA